The Sedimentisphaera salicampi genome includes a region encoding these proteins:
- a CDS encoding sigma 54-interacting transcriptional regulator → METLTKNELSFISSAFESVFANPFASDKGDNTLQDSLPQEELNEKLLQIIKRLEESGLELVQDFPFQEKGIAEKLFISSSYLRFACKLSSKACEAFKAESPLSIDFGSEGLLSLEKHGFEKSKANRIFSSFFQLERAKGCIEDSISGHGRVAEDFRKQLWDCVFSSSFENYINFFSESSVHFPILICSQPGCERTRAAEAAALSGFIGYNEKKQSFKTDMQKLYASADMSGCREDEAESFIFGRGKGAFLWADSPAKGVLDKPSAGGIAFIDGIENLTARLAEKLRLALETGFCSPAGDTKRNALESRVFAGLTEDTSQLGSGLKMCFAKTLTVPPLRERIDQSRDNLALIASKALEQCTGISNPEAAEKLSEQLIVKGGLEYSWPENERELSCFVKSFLLSGGEELISESDNSHGKDFLSSRPTAAKLLSDYCKMLYEEYGSYEQAARTAGLDRRTAKKYIEMDETARNEPS, encoded by the coding sequence ATGGAAACTCTTACAAAAAATGAGCTCAGTTTCATATCTTCCGCTTTTGAAAGCGTTTTTGCCAATCCATTTGCAAGCGATAAAGGGGACAATACGCTCCAAGACAGCCTCCCGCAAGAGGAGCTTAATGAAAAGCTGCTCCAGATTATAAAGCGTTTGGAGGAGAGCGGTCTTGAGCTGGTTCAGGACTTCCCGTTTCAAGAGAAGGGTATAGCAGAAAAGCTTTTCATCAGCTCATCCTATCTGCGATTTGCCTGCAAGCTTTCTTCCAAAGCCTGCGAGGCATTCAAGGCGGAATCCCCCCTGTCGATAGATTTCGGCTCCGAGGGGCTTTTAAGCCTTGAGAAACACGGCTTCGAGAAAAGCAAAGCAAACCGGATTTTCTCATCCTTCTTCCAGCTTGAAAGGGCTAAGGGCTGTATAGAGGATTCTATTTCGGGACACGGGAGAGTAGCCGAGGATTTCAGAAAGCAGCTTTGGGATTGTGTGTTTTCATCCAGCTTTGAGAATTACATCAATTTCTTCTCAGAGAGCTCGGTGCATTTTCCAATACTTATTTGCAGCCAGCCGGGCTGTGAAAGGACGAGGGCTGCGGAAGCGGCCGCTTTAAGCGGCTTCATCGGATACAACGAAAAGAAACAAAGCTTCAAAACAGATATGCAGAAGCTTTACGCCTCTGCCGATATGTCAGGCTGCCGAGAAGATGAGGCAGAATCTTTTATATTCGGAAGGGGCAAAGGTGCATTTCTCTGGGCAGATTCGCCGGCAAAAGGGGTGCTGGATAAGCCTTCTGCCGGAGGAATTGCCTTTATAGACGGCATCGAAAATCTCACTGCCCGTCTTGCAGAAAAGCTCAGGCTCGCCTTAGAAACAGGCTTTTGCTCCCCTGCCGGCGATACAAAGCGAAACGCCCTTGAATCAAGAGTTTTCGCAGGTCTGACAGAAGATACAAGCCAGCTCGGCTCAGGGCTGAAAATGTGCTTTGCCAAAACGCTTACAGTGCCTCCGCTGAGAGAAAGAATAGACCAGAGCAGAGACAACCTTGCTTTGATTGCTTCAAAAGCCCTTGAGCAGTGCACGGGCATAAGCAATCCTGAAGCAGCAGAAAAGCTCAGTGAACAGCTTATCGTAAAGGGCGGGCTTGAATACAGCTGGCCTGAGAACGAGCGGGAACTTTCCTGCTTTGTAAAATCCTTCCTGCTTTCAGGCGGCGAGGAGCTAATCAGCGAATCAGATAATTCTCATGGAAAAGATTTCCTAAGCTCCCGCCCCACAGCAGCAAAACTTCTCTCGGACTACTGCAAAATGCTCTATGAAGAATACGGCTCTTACGAGCAGGCGGCCCGCACTGCAGGGCTCGACAGAAGGACTGCCAAAAAATACATTGAAATGGACGAAACTGCCCGAAATGAGCCAAGCTGA
- a CDS encoding TIGR03790 family protein, with product MKAPAIIFILFAASISYCRLLPGEVAVVCNTDVPGSLSIANLYTKTRKIPEQHIIQLRLGAQAGDSISREKYSSKVYAPVKKALDDLPEVRCLAVVYGVPYKIRRQDSSDENSSQLRQLIVIRERLKDEIKGVLSRLNDPQLNDSKPFLMAVNSLLFEALEKAADQGRAAQIEFMDTVSPLYGSRLSRKMAREEFGIKFYSPAIKSTFSDSDIYDQLSQKHYNYSQRLKRGYYEAAERLYGKLEAYKACRDDIEQIKGIKTGAALDSELSLLDFTNYRIHGYIENEFFRNGQALDNQNAKTLMVSRLDGPGEGIVKRMIANSAEKGYYPGEKCVFDLQNAAEQGLADAYVRYDSYIQKAADIFSKEGCTTEIEETSELTNSQSACMFYIGWYSPSRYNCKLEFIPGSIAYHITSFGASELRDKQSRSWCPNLLSDGADAVIGAVAEPVLTAMPRPDLFAGALLDGKTLVEAFYYSKPQNSWKVLLIGDPLMTLNY from the coding sequence ATGAAAGCACCCGCAATTATCTTTATACTATTCGCTGCCAGCATTTCGTATTGCCGGCTTTTGCCCGGGGAAGTAGCTGTTGTGTGCAATACTGATGTCCCCGGATCGCTGAGCATCGCCAATCTTTACACCAAAACACGCAAAATCCCGGAGCAGCATATAATTCAGCTCCGCTTAGGAGCTCAGGCAGGAGATTCCATTTCGAGGGAGAAATACAGCAGCAAAGTTTACGCTCCCGTAAAAAAGGCTTTGGATGATCTGCCCGAGGTAAGGTGTCTGGCAGTTGTTTACGGCGTGCCTTATAAGATAAGGCGGCAGGACAGTTCGGATGAAAACAGCAGCCAGCTAAGGCAGCTTATCGTGATTCGCGAGAGGCTTAAGGACGAGATAAAAGGCGTTTTATCAAGGCTTAATGATCCGCAGCTCAACGATTCAAAGCCGTTTCTGATGGCTGTTAATTCACTGCTTTTTGAGGCTTTAGAGAAGGCGGCAGACCAAGGCAGGGCCGCTCAGATTGAGTTTATGGATACCGTGAGCCCTCTCTACGGCAGCAGGCTATCAAGAAAAATGGCAAGGGAGGAATTCGGAATAAAATTCTACTCCCCTGCGATAAAATCCACCTTCTCAGACAGCGATATTTACGATCAGCTCAGCCAGAAGCATTACAACTATTCACAAAGGCTGAAACGGGGATATTACGAGGCCGCCGAGAGGCTTTACGGCAAGCTCGAGGCCTATAAGGCGTGCAGGGATGATATTGAGCAGATTAAGGGCATCAAAACCGGAGCTGCTCTGGACAGCGAACTTTCATTGCTGGATTTTACCAACTACCGCATCCACGGATATATCGAGAACGAATTCTTTCGGAACGGGCAGGCCCTGGATAATCAAAACGCAAAAACGCTGATGGTTTCCCGCCTCGACGGACCTGGGGAGGGGATCGTTAAGAGGATGATAGCTAATTCAGCAGAAAAGGGCTACTACCCGGGGGAAAAATGCGTTTTTGACCTGCAGAATGCCGCCGAACAGGGGCTGGCTGATGCTTATGTGAGATACGATTCCTACATTCAGAAGGCCGCTGATATCTTCAGCAAAGAAGGCTGCACAACAGAGATTGAAGAGACATCCGAACTCACAAACTCCCAATCGGCGTGTATGTTTTACATCGGCTGGTACAGCCCCAGCAGATACAACTGCAAGCTTGAATTCATTCCGGGCTCGATTGCATATCATATTACAAGCTTCGGGGCGAGCGAGCTGAGGGATAAGCAGAGCCGTTCGTGGTGTCCAAATCTGCTTTCAGACGGAGCGGATGCCGTAATCGGAGCAGTGGCTGAGCCCGTGCTCACGGCGATGCCGAGGCCGGATCTCTTCGCCGGCGCACTGCTGGACGGAAAAACCCTTGTAGAGGCCTTCTACTACAGCAAACCTCAGAATTCGTGGAAGGTGCTGCTTATAGGCGATCCGCTGATGACGCTGAACTACTGA
- a CDS encoding DUF3800 domain-containing protein, which produces MYLLYSDESGDPGKSNQGNYFILSSLLVHESRWHECFGLIKQLRANLKQEYGINRNDELHANKNIAGRGALWGTRYSKEMRVKLFKAVLEAISQMPGAKTMSICINKSSSQLERKSGRDIHDTAWRFMLQRFDNFISRKSTDKDYGIVFHDTGHDVEIRKLMRKIRVYNYVPSKYGKSRNLPLTSLIEDPVPRDSAHSQFIQLVDYIAYCLFRKIEPTEKYPELKELYNMLEPVALKEVSSSNDLGIVYYPLN; this is translated from the coding sequence ATGTATTTACTGTACTCAGATGAATCTGGGGATCCCGGTAAATCAAACCAAGGCAATTACTTTATACTCTCTTCCTTATTAGTCCATGAGAGCAGGTGGCATGAGTGTTTTGGTTTGATAAAGCAGCTTAGAGCAAATTTAAAACAGGAATATGGGATCAACCGTAACGACGAGTTGCATGCCAACAAAAATATAGCAGGACGCGGGGCGCTTTGGGGAACTAGGTATTCTAAAGAAATGAGGGTGAAGCTGTTCAAGGCAGTTTTAGAGGCCATTTCTCAAATGCCCGGAGCGAAAACTATGAGTATTTGCATTAACAAAAGCTCTTCTCAACTTGAAAGGAAAAGCGGACGTGATATACACGACACTGCTTGGAGGTTTATGCTGCAAAGGTTTGACAATTTTATATCCAGAAAAAGTACGGACAAAGATTATGGGATAGTTTTTCACGACACGGGCCACGATGTAGAAATTAGAAAATTAATGCGAAAGATTAGGGTTTACAATTATGTCCCCAGTAAATATGGCAAATCCAGAAATCTTCCCCTTACCAGTCTCATAGAAGACCCTGTTCCTAGAGATTCGGCTCATTCTCAATTCATCCAGTTGGTAGATTACATTGCTTATTGTTTGTTTCGTAAGATTGAGCCGACCGAGAAATATCCAGAGCTGAAGGAACTATACAATATGCTCGAGCCCGTGGCCTTGAAAGAAGTGTCAAGCAGTAATGATTTAGGGATAGTGTATTATCCTCTAAATTAG
- a CDS encoding family 43 glycosylhydrolase, with the protein MRKITLFLLVLICVSLFAALPAEEIKEGLKARNKALHIKDGWIRDPYIILMPDGWYYLTGTTKLPENPKHLSNKYNKNVSPNRVGHIMRLWRSRNLIDWEYIGAPYSLADGIWPKVYPEKHREINDWRLWAPEMHFIDGRWAIVHTSPAPVNGANLSLTKGRKLEGPYLNPMGKNIRKRHDPTLFQDESGRVWLIWGAANIVPLKEDFSGVAGKWARIWPSNRKIGHEGCMIRKIGDKFVLFGTGWSTDKMRKGSYNLYYCVSDKINSGYGKRKFAGRFLGHGTLFKDKSGKWWCTAFYNANVPVISREEAKTKDLSDTAYTVNKQGVTIVPMDIRQLESGEIHVEPLDPLYAEPGKEEAQEF; encoded by the coding sequence ATGAGAAAAATAACTCTTTTCCTGTTGGTTTTAATTTGCGTCTCGCTGTTTGCGGCACTGCCCGCCGAAGAGATAAAGGAAGGACTCAAGGCGAGAAACAAAGCCCTTCACATCAAAGACGGCTGGATAAGAGATCCGTATATCATCCTTATGCCGGACGGCTGGTATTACCTTACCGGCACTACAAAACTCCCGGAAAACCCTAAACACCTCAGCAACAAGTACAACAAGAACGTTTCTCCGAATAGAGTGGGACATATTATGCGTCTCTGGAGGAGCAGGAACCTCATAGACTGGGAGTATATCGGGGCACCTTATTCCCTTGCAGACGGGATCTGGCCGAAGGTTTATCCTGAAAAACACCGAGAGATAAACGACTGGAGGCTCTGGGCGCCGGAAATGCACTTTATAGACGGACGCTGGGCGATTGTTCATACGAGCCCCGCACCCGTGAACGGCGCTAACCTATCCTTAACAAAGGGCAGAAAGCTTGAAGGGCCTTATCTGAATCCCATGGGCAAAAATATACGCAAAAGGCACGACCCTACACTCTTTCAGGATGAAAGCGGAAGGGTTTGGCTTATCTGGGGGGCGGCCAATATTGTCCCGCTCAAGGAAGATTTTTCCGGCGTGGCCGGGAAGTGGGCTCGCATTTGGCCTTCTAACAGAAAAATCGGCCATGAGGGCTGTATGATAAGGAAAATCGGTGATAAGTTTGTGCTCTTTGGAACGGGCTGGTCAACAGATAAGATGCGCAAGGGCTCATACAACCTTTACTACTGCGTTTCTGATAAGATAAACAGCGGATACGGGAAAAGGAAATTTGCAGGCAGGTTCCTCGGCCACGGCACCCTCTTCAAGGATAAAAGCGGGAAATGGTGGTGCACTGCGTTTTACAATGCAAACGTTCCCGTAATCAGCCGAGAAGAAGCGAAAACCAAGGATCTAAGCGATACCGCCTACACCGTGAACAAACAAGGCGTTACGATTGTGCCCATGGACATCCGTCAGCTTGAGAGCGGGGAGATTCACGTTGAGCCGCTGGATCCTCTCTATGCAGAGCCAGGGAAAGAGGAAGCACAGGAATTCTGA
- a CDS encoding type IV toxin-antitoxin system AbiEi family antitoxin domain-containing protein: MGIKAQKLIENLRQYGMLKTGEIVELGISKEYLRKLTVQGTVERVSRGLYTLPNNDYSPMQSIAEVSKQVPKGVICLLSALRFHGFTTQNPFEVWIAIENRSRKPEIKASAKVRYVRFSQRAFTDGIQEKRIDQLKVRVYSPAKTVADCFKYRNKIGLDTALEALREGWREKRFTMDELWKYAKVCRVSNVMQPYLESITAL; encoded by the coding sequence ATGGGAATAAAGGCTCAAAAACTTATCGAAAATCTTAGGCAGTATGGGATGCTCAAAACAGGAGAAATCGTTGAGCTTGGCATCTCGAAGGAGTATCTTCGAAAGCTTACGGTACAAGGAACTGTGGAGAGGGTTTCCCGCGGCCTCTACACTCTTCCCAACAATGATTACTCGCCAATGCAGAGCATTGCTGAGGTTTCAAAACAGGTGCCCAAAGGTGTAATCTGCCTTCTTTCTGCTCTGCGTTTTCACGGATTTACAACACAGAATCCATTTGAGGTTTGGATTGCGATAGAAAATCGTTCCCGCAAACCCGAAATTAAAGCTTCTGCTAAGGTGAGGTATGTTCGGTTTTCGCAAAGAGCATTTACCGACGGGATACAGGAGAAACGGATAGATCAGCTTAAGGTGCGAGTTTATTCGCCGGCAAAGACGGTGGCGGATTGTTTTAAATATCGCAACAAGATAGGGCTGGATACGGCTCTGGAAGCCCTTAGAGAAGGCTGGCGGGAAAAGCGTTTTACAATGGATGAGCTTTGGAAATACGCCAAAGTGTGCAGGGTGAGCAATGTGATGCAGCCATATCTTGAAAGCATTACTGCATTATGA